The genomic window GCATCAAGAGCTTCTTTTGTTTTGCCCCAACGGCGTAAATCGTAAAAACGGAAATTTTCAAGAGGGAATTCTAAAATTCTTTCGTGTTCGATTTGCGCTTTTACTTCAGCACCACTTGTTCCTGTCATTGCTGGCATATCTGCTCTAGCGCGAACTTTGTTAATGTACGGAATTGCTTCTCCTGGGCGTCCTAATTCATTTAGAGCTTCAGCCTGCATCAATAATACATTTGAGTAACGCATTAAAGGAATATTGATTGCTGTAAATTCCTGATCCATTTTTTCCTGTGTGCTTGGAATAAACTTGCGGTAAACTGGTTTGTCTGTATCTCCAAATTTATCATCGTAAGTTGTTCCTAATACCAATGGATTATCAGCATCATTAAAATATGGATCTTTGAAGAAAATCGTGCTGTATAAACGTGAATCGTAGTTTCCTGTTGTCGCAATTTTTCCTTCTTTTTTGAATTCATTTACAAGCATTGGGCTTGGAAGAATTTCATCCCATCCACCAAGCTCAGCTGCTGCCATCCAGTAGTGAAGTGCATTGCGGTAGAACGCTCCGTTTGCTGTAGTTTCTGAAAACTGAAGTTCAAAAATCGATTCTTTAGTGTTTTTCATTGTTCCGTCAAACATAGAAACATAATCTTTAACCAGCTCGTATCCTTGCACTTTGCTAAATGCGGTAAGCGCTTCATTCAAGAAAGCTTGTTTTTGAGCTGTTTCTTCATAAGATCTTGTCAAATACGCAAATCCTAAATAACTGTTCGCAGCGCCGCTTGTTGCACGTCCTGTTTTATCTGCAGATTGTTTTGCAGGCAAAATAGCTGCTACAGCTTTAAATTCGCTCGTAATAAAATCCCAAGCTTCTGCACGACTTGACAACGGAATGTTTAAATCACTTTCTTTTATAACATATTTATTTCTGATATAAATTTTATCCCAGTTCAAAATCAATTTCATGTGATAATAGGCACGTAAAAAACGAGCTTCTGCTTCGATTTGCTTACGGTCTTCATCGCTTATTTTTGATGCAGGAACCTGCGGCAATTTATCAATAACCTGATTGGCATTACTAATTCCTCTATAGTTAATTCTCCAATAACTAGTAAACTGGCTGTTTCCGTTTGTGTAAGTAAAAGTAGAAAGTTCAACCCAGTTTTGGTAGTTTAATGCATCGCTTCCTAATTCGTTTATGTCTTCGCGATACGCTTCAACTGGCCATTTTACTTCGGCGAAAGCCCATTCATCAACAGCGCATTCTAATTGTGAGTAAGTTGACGCCAAAGCCGATTCGGCATCAGCTTTATTCCTCCAAAAATTATCTGATGTAAGTTCATCTGGAGATTGTTTATCCAAGTAGTCATCACAGCTTGCAAAAGTGAATAAACCTATAGCGGATACTATTAAAAATATCTTTTTCATGATAATGTCTTATTAAATAGAATTAAAATATATACTGAACTCCAGAAACAAATGATCTTGTAAATGGATAAACAAAACGGTCAACACCTGTGTTAACTACCGAATTACGCGAGAATTCTGGATCAATTCCTGAATAATTAGTGATAGTAAACAAGTTTTCGGCACTTACATAAAATCTAAGTTTGTCGATTTTTGCTTTACCTAACATTTTGTTTGGAATAGTATAGCCAAATTGCAATTGGCGCATTCTGATAAAATCTCCGCTTTCAAGAAAACGGTCTGATTCACGGCTGTTTCCGTTTGGATCTTGCAATACTGCACGCGGAATATTACTGTGGTTTTCTGGTGTCCATGAGTTTAATGTAGAAGCTAACATGTTAGTTCCAGCATTCATAGACTCATAGAAATATCTGTTTCCGTTATATAATTTATTTCCCCATCCGCTTCCAATCAATGCAGAAAAATCAAATCCTTTATAACTTGCACCTAAACTAAGGTTTACTTCCAATTTTGGTAATCCTGTTCCAGCATAAGCTTTATCATTTTCATCTATAACACCATCTCCATTCAAGTCTTTAAAGCGAATATCTCCAGGCTGCGCGTTTGGCTGTAATAAAACACCATTTTTATTGTGAGCCGCCACTTCTTCAGCTGATTGGAAAATACCATCTGTTTTGTATAAATAGAATCCGCTTATTGGGCTTCCTACACGAGCTTGTGTCGGAAAGTGTTCATCTCCGTATTTTAATCCTTCTCCATAAATAGTTTGTCCGTCATTAGCCAATTCTTCTACTTTGTTTTTAAGCGTCGTAAGATTCAATCCTGCGTTGTATTTAAACTCATTAACCTGATCTCGGTAATTTACTTCAAACTCAAATCCTCTATTGCTAATTTTACCTACGTTAAGAACGGGATCATCGATTCCGGCAGATGGAGCTAGTTTTTTTGTAATCAATAAATTGTCTGTTACATTATAGTAGTAGTTCATAGATCCGCTAATTTTTCCATTCAAAAGCGTATAATCTAAACCGATATTTTTAGAATCTGTAGTTTCCCATTGCAGATTTCTATTTTCTAATGCTGTTGCAATACTACCTGGCCAAGGATTGCTTCCTACACCCTGAACATAACCGTTTCCTAAAGAATTACCTGTTTTGATCAGCGTATTTGCAGAATAATATCCTAAAGCCGCTTCGTTACCCAATTGTCCCCAGCTTGCTCGCAATTTTAAAGTAGAAAGAATCATATCTTTAGGGAAGAAATCTTCTTGTTCGATTTTCCATCCCAAAGCAATAGATGGGAAAGTTCCCCAACGGCTATCTTCTCCAAACTTAGAAGAACCATCTTTTCTAACTGTCACCTGAAGCAGGTAACGATCATTGTAAGAGTAGTTTAACCTGCTAAAGAAAGATACTCTGTTGTATTCAAATTTTGAGCCGTCAGCAGAATAGGTTCCTCCTCTTCCAGCACCAATTGTTTCAAAACCAGGATCAAGAAATCCTGATGGACGATCGATAGAAACCAACTGTCCATTTTCTACAGTATAATCTGTTGTTTTACCTTCAACACTAACCTGATTCCAGTTTGATGCCTGACTGTTAAAAGTATTACCCAACATTAAACCAAAAACATGTTTTCCGAAAGTTTTATCAATAGTAATAATATTGTCTAAGATTTGCTCATTCCAAGTTGTTCTCAACTCTGTCTGCATTGGATAAAGATGCACCTCTTTTGGATTTGCAATATATGGAGGGAAATGTGCAGTCTGTTGGTTGTTTTTTACACGGTAAGAATAAGCCAGTTTGTATTTTAACCAAGGCGCAATATTTGCTGTTGCCGAAATATTTGCCGTGATATCTTGTCCGATATCATTGCTTTTTCTAAAATGCTCTTCAGCAACTGGGTTTGTTCCTGCTGGCAAACCATTTTTATTTGCTAATCCGTAACCGTATTCCTCTGTATCGTCATAAACAGGAACCAAAGGAGCCATGGTATATACTTCTTTCAACTGAAAATTTGGCAATGCATTTTGCGTTCCCATGTAGGCCATTTTTCCATCAATATCAAAAATTGATTTTTTGAAACTGATTCTAGCGCTACCTGTTTGCTGTCCAAATTCATTATCAATTACAATACCTTTTTGCTTTACGTAATTTCCGTATAGTGCAAATTTAAAATCTCCCTGTCTTCCCTGAATTCCTAAACCATAATTTTGTGTAAAACCAGAACGGAAAACTTCGTCCTGCCAATCTGTATTTACATCTGATGGTGCTGTAATATAAGCTGGAAGAGGTTTTGGTGAAGTTGCATATTTATTATACTCATCATACATTCTTTTATTGACCGTACGATAACCATCAGCATCTAACATATCTAATGTTTTTGATGGATTTGTAATGCTCAAAAAAGAACTGAAATCTACTTTTACGCCTTCTTTCTGTCCATTTTTAGTCGTTACGATAATTACACCATTTGCAGCAACAGATCCGTAAATTGCAGCTGCGGCACCATCTTTAAGAACCTCCATAGATTCTATATTGGTTGGATTTATAGTGTTAATAGAACCTTGAAAACCGTCAATGATATAAAGTGGTTCTGTTGCTCCAAAGGTATTTACTCCACGAATTTTCACACTTACAGAAGCACCTGCAACACCGCCGCTTTTTTGCACATTGACCCCAGCAACTAAGCCCTGAAGTGCTTCAGATGGACTTGTTGTAGCACGAGTTTCAAGGCTTTCCTTTTTAACTGTAGAAATAGCTCCCGTAACATTACTCTTCTTTTGAGAACCATAACCAATAATAACTACTTCATTCAATTTATTGGTTTCTTCCTGCATAGATACATTAAGTTCTGAACGATTATTTATACTCTCACTTATGGAAATAAATCCTACATAAGAAAAAACAATAATCGGATTCTCCAACGTCGATGGATACACTAAGGTATAGTTTCCATCAATATCTGTCCCAGCATTGTATTTAGAATCTTTGATCGAAATACTTACGCCAGGCAGCGTATTATTCTTGTCATCCGTCACTTTTCCTGAAATTGTTTTTTGTGCTTGTG from Flavobacterium sp. KACC 22763 includes these protein-coding regions:
- a CDS encoding RagB/SusD family nutrient uptake outer membrane protein produces the protein MKKIFLIVSAIGLFTFASCDDYLDKQSPDELTSDNFWRNKADAESALASTYSQLECAVDEWAFAEVKWPVEAYREDINELGSDALNYQNWVELSTFTYTNGNSQFTSYWRINYRGISNANQVIDKLPQVPASKISDEDRKQIEAEARFLRAYYHMKLILNWDKIYIRNKYVIKESDLNIPLSSRAEAWDFITSEFKAVAAILPAKQSADKTGRATSGAANSYLGFAYLTRSYEETAQKQAFLNEALTAFSKVQGYELVKDYVSMFDGTMKNTKESIFELQFSETTANGAFYRNALHYWMAAAELGGWDEILPSPMLVNEFKKEGKIATTGNYDSRLYSTIFFKDPYFNDADNPLVLGTTYDDKFGDTDKPVYRKFIPSTQEKMDQEFTAINIPLMRYSNVLLMQAEALNELGRPGEAIPYINKVRARADMPAMTGTSGAEVKAQIEHERILEFPLENFRFYDLRRWGKTKEALDAVGRTGFDAAKNNFYPIPLTELQTN
- a CDS encoding SusC/RagA family TonB-linked outer membrane protein, which codes for MNKKLIRVIYFIPLLLCLWLPNISFAQAQKTISGKVTDDKNNTLPGVSISIKDSKYNAGTDIDGNYTLVYPSTLENPIIVFSYVGFISISESINNRSELNVSMQEETNKLNEVVIIGYGSQKKSNVTGAISTVKKESLETRATTSPSEALQGLVAGVNVQKSGGVAGASVSVKIRGVNTFGATEPLYIIDGFQGSINTINPTNIESMEVLKDGAAAAIYGSVAANGVIIVTTKNGQKEGVKVDFSSFLSITNPSKTLDMLDADGYRTVNKRMYDEYNKYATSPKPLPAYITAPSDVNTDWQDEVFRSGFTQNYGLGIQGRQGDFKFALYGNYVKQKGIVIDNEFGQQTGSARISFKKSIFDIDGKMAYMGTQNALPNFQLKEVYTMAPLVPVYDDTEEYGYGLANKNGLPAGTNPVAEEHFRKSNDIGQDITANISATANIAPWLKYKLAYSYRVKNNQQTAHFPPYIANPKEVHLYPMQTELRTTWNEQILDNIITIDKTFGKHVFGLMLGNTFNSQASNWNQVSVEGKTTDYTVENGQLVSIDRPSGFLDPGFETIGAGRGGTYSADGSKFEYNRVSFFSRLNYSYNDRYLLQVTVRKDGSSKFGEDSRWGTFPSIALGWKIEQEDFFPKDMILSTLKLRASWGQLGNEAALGYYSANTLIKTGNSLGNGYVQGVGSNPWPGSIATALENRNLQWETTDSKNIGLDYTLLNGKISGSMNYYYNVTDNLLITKKLAPSAGIDDPVLNVGKISNRGFEFEVNYRDQVNEFKYNAGLNLTTLKNKVEELANDGQTIYGEGLKYGDEHFPTQARVGSPISGFYLYKTDGIFQSAEEVAAHNKNGVLLQPNAQPGDIRFKDLNGDGVIDENDKAYAGTGLPKLEVNLSLGASYKGFDFSALIGSGWGNKLYNGNRYFYESMNAGTNMLASTLNSWTPENHSNIPRAVLQDPNGNSRESDRFLESGDFIRMRQLQFGYTIPNKMLGKAKIDKLRFYVSAENLFTITNYSGIDPEFSRNSVVNTGVDRFVYPFTRSFVSGVQYIF